A region of the Paenibacillus sp. J23TS9 genome:
TCTGCTGATGAAGCATAAGAAAAAAGTGTTCCGACGCGTCATCGGCACGATCGTGCTGGCAGGATGGGTGACGCCGGAAATTGTGTGCGCCCTATGCTTGTACAGCTTTTTCGGCGATGAAGGCACTTTAAACGCGATTATCACCTTTTTTGGCATACCGGCAGTGACCTGGCTTTTTACCGTCCCCATGCTGACGATAATACTCGCCAACATCTGGCATGGGACCGCATTTTCCATGCTTGTGTTTCAAGCGGCGCTGGATGATGTGCCAAACGAGATTGAGGAGGCTGCTGTTGTCGATGGCGCTTCCAAGCTGCAGATTTTATTCCGGATTACCATTCCGTATATTAAAGAGACTATCACAACGAACATGATGCTTGTTACGCTGCAGACGCTTGGCGTCTTCGGACTGATCTATGCCATGACCGGAGGCGGACCCGGCACATCCACGACAACACTTCCGATATTCATGTACAATCAAGCCTTTGTTAATTACCAGCTCGGTTACGGAACAGCCATATCACTGCTGCTGCTGCTCATTGGAATCGTGCTCAGTCTGTTCTATATCCGCTCTTTAAAAGATTAAACTCTTGTAATTGTAAGATGAGTGAGTATGCATTAGTTCATTTAATAAAGAAGGAGATTTCGTATGGATACGAACCAGCGCAACCTCATATACCGAATCCTTCCTTACGTCATATTATCGTTCATCGGGATCTGTTTTCTGCTGCCGCTCCTGTGGGTGCTGGTGGCATCCGTGGATCCAAATGCGATGCAGTCTCTGAAAATGCCAAAGCAGATAACGGCGGGGAATTATATGGATGTGATCACCAGTCATGAAAATCAGCGTGCTTATGTGATCGGACTACTGATGTCACTTGGCCAAGCTGTCATTGTAGTACTGCTGGCACTGCTTGCCGCATATCCGTTGTCCCGGTATCAGTTGAAATACAAGAAGCCGTTTATGCTGACGATTCTGTTTATGACTTCACTTCCAATTACAGCGGTTATGGTACCGGTATATCAATTGTTTTTGAGCTTAAAGCTGTATGATAATAATGTGGGTGTTGTACTCTTTTACGTTGCATCGTCTATGCCATATGGAATCTGGATGCTCAAAAACTTCATGGATTCCGTTCCAGGAGACCTGGAAGAAGCAGCATGGGTAGATGGTGCCTCGGTATTTGCAGGAATCCGCAAAATCATTGCACCTCTGATGGTACCAGGGATTTGTACGGTAGCCATCTTTACCTTTTCCGGCAGTTGGGGGAATTTCTTCGTACCTTACATATTGCTGCAAACGCCTGAAAAGTTCCCGGCGTCTCTGAAGCTCTACCAGTTCTTCGGTCAATATGGCATGGTGGATTACGGCAGACTGGCGGCGTTCTCCGTGTTATATGCATTGCCTTCCATTGTGCTCTATATCCTGTCGCAGCGGTTTATGTCCAAAGGCTTTAGCATGCAGGGCGGGACGAAGGGGTAAAGAACATGCAATTCAGAAAAATAACGACAAAACAAGATAGACAATGAAAAACGGGCCCGGTGTAGAAACCGGCCCGTCTTTTTTTGCTGCAAGCTTCTTATCGCTCCTGGTTGGAGATCATATCTGAAAGCTTCTTCATTGTATTCCAGTTGCGGACCGTTCCGGGTGTCCCCAGTTTGGCCAGATGCACCGCCAGCTTGGAGTCACGAATGCTTTTGCGAAAGAGCAGATGAACATCGGGTCCGATAATTGTATATTCATCATTACCCTTTTCCGCAGCCGCCAGCCTGTTGAGACCATCTTCATGCGGAACACTGGAGAGCATCGAAACATGGATAGATTCACCTTCCAAGAGAGTCTCTTCCTTGTAGGGGCACTGACGCATAATGGCTTCGAAATCCGCAGAACTGCGGATGACGACCGAAATGCTGAATCCAAAAGTACTTTGGATCTGGTCTTCTATTAATCGTTGGAGGGAAGAGGCATCAAGCTCAGAGGTTAGCACCACATTTCCGCTTTGTATGTAGGTTTGTACTTGCTTGCAGCCGGCTGCTTCCAAAACATCCCTCAGTTCAGACATCTTAATCTTGTTATGTCCGCCGACATTAATGCCGCGGAGCAGGGCAGCGTACACAGTCATTTTTCGGTTTCATCTCCAATCAGAAAATGGAATACAGATATGTACAATATATCGCATCATGAAGGGCATCGCAATTGGTATCAGCGCAACCTTATGATCGTATGGTTCGTCTAATTCATTAGTAGAATTTTCATATTTTTGGAGACTGACAGGAGGAAAATGACGCATGTCAATCAAAACTAAAGCCGTGACGGTGATGACCATCTTAAGCTTGACCGCGGTTATGTCTGCAGGTTCTGTGTTAACAAATGCGAATCCAGTAGCATCAGCTGCATCTTCTTCGGTGTTACGCCAGAAGAGCGGTCCTATCCAAGTAACCTTAAATGGTGGAAGCTATATTTTTGAGAATGCTCCACTTATGGATAAAGGGACGGTGTATGTACCGCTCCGTGATCTGGGAGAAATGCTCGGCATCCAAGTATTTTGGGATATTACAACCAAGGATATTTCCATTACCTATCCTGGTACGCTGATCCATATGCCTTTTGGTGGCAAAGAAGCCGTGATTAACGGTAAGAAAGTAACGCTGAGCACTCCTGCCCGCATCATCGGTGGGCGAGCCTATCTACCGCTGCGGTTTGTATCGGAATCGCTCGGTATTAACGTGCAGTGGAACGCAGCTAAGCGCACGGTAGCAGTCACATATTCCTCAGCATATACCACAGGGATCGGAGTAAATACGGTTGTGTGGTTAAACCGGAAAACCGGTGAGGTTCTCGTAGCACACCCATTTAATGCCAAGCCGGTATCCATTGGAAAACTGGACTTGGATCTAAAGGAGCATTTGAGCATCGATGCGCAGCTTTTAACAGACGGGGGAATGATGTTAACCGTTATCGATAACTATGGCGAACCTCATATTCATAATAATGTCTACACGGCCTATGTTAAAAATAACAAGATCGTGAAGCAGGCCAAAGCCTATTACTTTAAGCGGTTTGAACGGAGTATCGTATCTTATGATAATCATCCGCTGCTGCTGGACGGGAAGACGCTAACAGTATTGGACACTGAAGGTACGGTAGTCAAAACCTATGATCTGCCAGCACTCGGCGGCAAGGATGAGGAATATTCGGTTGCTGCCGTTAGCGAAACATTTCTGATCATTCGCCCCAATGATACCGGACTGTTAACGCTCATTAATCTGAAGGATAACTCTCGAACCTTGCTGTATAAAGAGCTCCTCACACCGGAAGAGCAGGAGTATTCCGAGAAAAATGATATTCCTTATTACGGGGATGAATTGAGTTTTTACGGAGCTTCAGAGAATGGAATCTTAACTTTTTCATATGATAGTCCTTTAACAGGAAAGAATCGGAAACTGCACTACACCATGAAACCATAGTTAGAAAAAGAACATACCGCTTTTATGCGGTATGTTCTTTTATTACGTCTTAGGCCTATGTCGTCAAACATTCATTTATCTCGCAAAAAGCCAGCAATCTTTGTGCAATTATCGCTGCATCGGCGGGTACTTGCTCGGATGCATAGCTTCCCAGCTCCTTATGGCTGCCGATCATGACCGAAGTATGGGCATGCTGAAACATGGTAATATCGTTCGCGTCATTGCCGAAAGCAACATAGGATTGGTCTTCGACTCCCAGCTTCATAAGTCCGCTCCATTTATCAATCCCAGGAGGACTGATATCCAGAATCCCTTCATTCCCATGCACATGCACAACCACCGGCAATGCCGATAGCTGATTCATGATTAGTCCAGGGTCGGGTATTTCCAGCAAAACCATTTTCATGATGATATCCATGGAAGCCAAAGGAATCTGTTTTGCCCGCTTCTCTGGATCGACATTGCGTCTGATGGGATGGTCCTCATTTCCAGTAAAGGCATAGTCCCATTCGCTGTCAATTAAGTATTTCAGGTTTTGAAGTTGAATCATCGAGAGAATATGGTTTTTTACGTCTTCTTCAAAATGAACGGTTGAAATGATATGGTTATCTTTAGCGACGAACGCGCCGTTTCCACCAACCATCGGATAAGCCTGCATCTGCGGTGGAAGGACAGGGAGCAGGTCACGAATCGGGCGGGCAGAAGCAAAAATAATCTCATGATCATGGCGCGCCAGCTCCTCCAGTGCCTCAACGATGACTTTGCTTAGTGGTTTTCCTTGAAAACAAATCGTTCCGTCCAGATCAAACACGAACTTCATTGTACACATCCTTGCTGTTTTTTTGATATCATCATAAGCGGCCACCAGAACAAAGAAAAGGACCGATGTCCTGAAAGGATAGCTATTCCATGAAAATCATACACGATACAGAGCTTTTACACTCTAAATTGCAGCATTTCGATATCCCGAGTCTATTTACTTGTAAGGACGGTATTCCTTTTGAGCTCCGTAGTTATGAGAAACAAGAGCTTGTACTCGAAGAAGGAGAGCAGATGGATGCCATCTTGTTCCTTGTGGAGGGTAAGGTGAAAATTTCATCCAGCGTTCAGACGGGAAAGGCGCTGCTGCTGCGCTTTTGTGAGCCTTTTGCGATTATGGGTGACATTGAGCTCATTCAAAAAGTCGTAGTACAGTCGCAGGTTGAAGCCGTCGAACGGACCTACTGTGTTGCGGTGCCTTTTAGGTACATATATGAGCATCTCATTACCGATCCAAAGTTTTTAATGTCCTTGCTCACGCATGTTACTTATAAACTTCAGACCTGCACAACGGCTTCACGCGTGAATTTATTAGCTTCGGTCGAAAACCGTTTTGCCAGCTATATGCTGACTACACTGGAGAAGGAGAACGAATTCGGCAAAGAAATCCGGACAACAAACACCCATGAGATTGCGGATTTGATCGGCACGACATCGAGGCATCTGAACAGAGTGATTTTGAAATTATCCGAGCAGGGTCTCATTCGCAGGGAAGGGGACATTGTTCAAGTAGTTGATCAGATTCGGCTGGCTGAAATTACGCAGGGTCTTCGCTATGAATAAATCGGCAGCCAGTAAAATCATCGGGCGATTACATGAGGTGTCTTTGCTGCACACGAGTAGAAGAGGGGAGCAGAGTGGTATCGCTTTTAAGGGGAACTCGTTGAGAAAGGGAACAGATTTCCATTCAAACAAAACAACGTCGATTTGTCTTTGGAAATGAGTAAAATCAACGCATCGCATAGTTCAGATAGTCCAAGGGCAGAAAGCTCGCGAATATCGAAGAAGCGATCCCAAAAGATCTGGCTAGATACCGGCAGCACATTCGATGCGGATACCACCATATCGGATTGTATGAGCACCGCTCCATGAGATAATTGGCTTTCCGGATGGAAAATGGACTCGATCAGCTGGCTTGATATTTTGGCGTTTATAGGCGTTCCGTCTTTGATCAGAGGAGCAACAGGATCGTTTTTTTCAAGTACGATCAGCGCTGTTTGACCTTTCAAACTCATTTTATGGATTGAACGGGAGATCTCTTTACTATAATTCGTATACTCGGTAAGAAGGCAGTTCAAAAAATAAGTGGATGTGATGGATTCCAATTCAGACAATCCCTTAGTGATCTCCTCGATATCATTCAAAATTTGTATATCATTCTGTTCGAGTGTAGCGATATCATGGTCTAGAATTGTTGCAATATGTGTAAGCTTGTCCGTCAGATCGTTTCGTAACAACGGATAATCTCCGGTACAGTAATTTCTGTCCATTCGTGAATATCACTCCTAAAAAACATGGTGGTTTCATGTTGGAACTTGAAAAGTATAAATCGATCCATGATAAGCAAACGATTCTTTGCCTGTCTCTTCGGATACGACAAAAATTAATGCATCCGATTTCTCCGACAAACCAATGGCCGCACGGTGACGGGTTCCTAATTTTACATGTTTATAGGTTTTGCGGGTGAGCGGAAGGATATTCGCTGCTGAAAAAATGATATCATTCTGAATCAAAACGGCTCCATCATGGAGTGGGGTGCCCACATGAAAAATGGAATCTAATAGCAAGCTTGAAATTTCTGCGGAGAGGGGGATACCTTTCGTAATCAGATCCTCAATCGGATCTTGCCTTTGGATGACGATCAGTGCTCCTTTGCGTTTGGAGCTTAATTGTCGTACAGCGTTGAAAATGATATTACATTTATGGGTGTAAGGAGCCAGTAGGCGGTTTAAATGATATGAAGACGCCATGTTGGCCATATCCGTTAATTTTTTCGAAAGTGTTTTAATATCCTTTAATATATCGATGTCCTCTTGATCCAAGGAGGCGATTAAAGCATGGATGTCCTTGGATATGCTCACTAGCCGCGTTTTAATTTCATGCATTTGCGGAGTTAAATCTCTGCACTTCTCTTCCGATTCCATCTGCTGCCCTCCTTATCTCGTTATAGTTATTCCCACGAATGGATACAATTATCGGATAAAAAAAGAGCCGCCCGAAAGTCATGAACATGACGATCAAGGCAGCTCTTATTCAGATCTTAGCGAAGGACTTTCAAAGCACCGCTCCAAGCGAGTACTTGGTCCAGCATTCCATTAATATTGATGAGATGAAGATCCGCCGGCTTGAAAACCGTTCCGTTCTCAAAATCAGTAAACAACGATAGCGCTGGATGAACGCGGACGTCCGCAACGGACAATTCTCCCAAAATGCCGCGCAGATGCTCTGCGGCACGAGCACCACCGACCGAACCATAGCTTACGATTCCGGCAGCTTTATTGTTCCATGCATCACGCGCGAAATCCAGTGCGTTTTTGAGGGAAGCGGTGATGCTGTGGTTGTATTCCTGCACGATGAATACGAAACCGTCCAAACCTGCAAGTTTGGTATTCCAAGCTGTCGCTTGTTCTGTAGCATCGGCTTCTCCCAATAGCGGGAGTTTATAATCGGCGATATCTACGATTTCATAATTCGCGTCACCGCGCTCATCGGCGATTTGTTTCACCCATTCACCGACTTGTGGGCTCAAGCGACCTTGACGGGTGCTGCCCAGGATAATGCCGATATTTAATTTGGACATCGTAATTTCCTCCTCGACGAATCTCATGATTATTTAGGTTGCTGTAATCATAATAATAACAGTTAGTGTGTTTTGTCAATCAACTTACGAAAAGTTTGTTATAGAATTTTTTAATAGGTGATAAATTCTCATATTCCATAACGATTCTAGCGCGGGAAGAAGCAGTCAGGAGCTTTCTTTTTTCCAAGAGATGGGGATATATGCTACAATAATAATGCCTTAAAAAACTGCGCATAACATAAATTATACGCAGTTTTCGTTTAAAACGATTATTTTGATGCTTCATGTCGAGTTATACAGCCCTGTAGATAGGTTATTTATCCTAATATATTAATGATTTTGCAGAAAATGTTATTGAGCATTTCTTTCTATCCATGAGGTACATTTTTTGTATTTGAGGAGGGACTGCCGGATGAGTGATAAGGATGACAGCTATGACGAATATAAAGAAGCTTTTCTAATCTGGATGAAGGATGCGGGATACACGCAGCATACTCAAAAGTCTTACCTCGGCGATGTTTCCCAGTTTCTCGATTCGATTGGAGATAAGAAACTGGAGCAGCTCAAAAAAATCCATGTGATGTCCTATCTTTCCTCAGTGCGTGAGCAAGGGGTCAGCGATACCACAAGAAACCGGAAGCATGCGGCGGTGAATAGTTTTTTCAAAGCGCTAATAGAGCTCGAAATGGCGGATACCAATCCGGCGGCGGGGATCAAAAAATCCAAAACGGATAAAAATCGAACACCTGTGTATCTTGATGAACAGCAGCTGCCACGGTTTCTGGAAAGTGTGGAAGGCAAGTACCGTTCTCGGAATGTAGCCGTATTTTTACTCATGGCTTATATGGGACTTCGCGTTGGAGAGGTACACACATTGAACCTGACCGATTACAATCGAGAGCGGCATACACTCGACGTATTCGGCAAAGGCAGGAAGTGGCGGACACTTCCGGTGCCTGAAGCGGTCGGAGTGATGCTGGACCGGGCCATTCTTGAGCGGATCACGCCTTGGCGTAAGAAGGAAGATGCGCTTTTTATTTCACAAAAAGGGCAGCGGCTCTCGATCCGCAACATCCAGCAGATTGCCGCGGATACGTTTGACAGGTACCAATCCGATGTGCCGGAACGTCAGCGTATTCCCTATTCCAGCCATAAGCTCCGGCATTCATTCGCCACCATGCTTCTCCGCAAGGGAGCAGACCTGCGAACGGTGCAGGAGCTTCTCGGACATTCATCCATTCAGACGACGACGGTATATACCCATGTCACCAGCAGAGAGAAGGAAGAGGCCATTTCGCGGCTTGAGGTTGTTCTTCCGTTTTAATTATCCCTAAATGCTGGATTTCTTGACGAGGAAATGGAGTAATAACCACATCATGCATATTTTTCCTCCTTTAGCGGACACTAAAGTCACAATAGAGGAGGGTGATGCTGCATGTGCCAGCGTTATTCAATGGCGGCCGATCTGCCGGTCGTGCTGGAGCATTTTCAAGTTGACCGAGTAATGTACTATTATCAGAACCGCTATAATATCAGTCCAACCCAGTCTGCTCCTGTCCTGCTTCAGCATCATGGAGAGCGTGTTCTGGATGAATTCCGCTGGGGCTTTATTCCTTACTGGGGAAAGGATGCGGTGAACGCAGATCTTCGTACGGTGAAGGAGAATCCCACATACCGCAAAATGATTGAGAAACAGCGATGCGTCATTCCATGCAATGGTTTTTACTATTGGAAAAAGGAAGGCAAGAAAATGCATCCTGTACGTGTAGTCCTGAAAAACCGTGGGATGTTCGGTGTCGCAGGGCTGTATGAGATATGGAAGGACTATAAGGGAGATCCGCTGCGGACCTGTACGCTGGTCATGACAGACGCCAATCGCCTGATTGGTAATTTTGAGGAAAACCGCATGCCGGCCATTTTGCCGGAGGAAGCGATAAAGGACTGGCTTAATGAAGAAAATACGGCATTTCACTCGTTAAGCTCACTCCTGCAGACCTATTCGGAAGATGAGATGGAGGCGTATCCTGTAACTCCGCTCATCGGTAATGATGATCATGATAATTCCGAATGCATCCGGGAAATGGATCTGCGTACGGCTTGGGTGAAGCAGTAATAGAGGCATATTTCATTCTGGTGAGGGAAAACTAATCTCCGTCATTCATTTCAACATGCACAAAAAGCAGACGGAGGTTATATACAAATGTCCAGTCCAGTGATCGAAGCCTTGAAGAAGAGACGCTCCATTTATGGTATCAGCAAAGAAAATGTAAGCACCGATGAACGGATACAGCAAATTATCGAAGAAACCGTGAAATATGTTCCGTCTTCGTTTAACTCGCAAACATCTCGCGTCGTTCTGCTTCTTGGAGCTAACCACGACAAATTATGGGATATGACGAAGGAAACGCTCCGTAAAGTCATGAATAACGAGGAAGCGTTTAAGAATACCGATCAAAAAATCGAATCCTTCAAAAGTGGTTACGGTACGGTTCTGTTTTTTGAGGATATGGATATCGTTAAGAATCTTCAGGATCAGTTTGCGCTCTACAAAGACAACTTTCCGGTCTGGGCCAACCAAACTTCGGGTATGATTCAGCTTATCGTATGGACTTTGCTTGAACAGGAAGGCCTGGGGGCATCTCTGCAGCATTACAATCCGCTCATTGATGAACAGGTACAGAAGGAATGGAAGCTTCCGGCTTCATGGAAACTGATCGCTCAAATGCCTTTTGGCAAACCAACGGCTACTGCAGGTGAGAAAGAGTTCATGCCGATTGAAGAACGTGTAAAAGTGATAAAATAAAGGTACAAAGTTATTTTCAAAAAACGACCTGCTCAGCGCCTAAAGCCCACATCAGATGTGGAAATTAGGTGCTCTTTTAGCTGATACGATAAAAAAGGACACCAAAGCGGGATCTGTGAAGATGAGAAAAATACATATCATAACCACACAATCGTAAAGCATAATAAAGCCTAATTATGGAGCTTTCACAATATGTATATAATTACCATTATGCTATAGATTGACAGTAAAAACCTTTCCAGTTCATAATTAAATCCATAAAAAAATAAGCTTTAACCGTTTAAAGCGAAAAGGATTACGGCGAGGAGAGAACATCATGGATATTTTTCGAAAAAAAACGGTTGGAAGCTTGGAAGAATCGGCTGGAAAGCTCAATAGAACATTAAGTGCACTGGATTTGACGGCGCTTGGGGTAGGAGCCATTATCGGTACGGGTATTTTTGTCCTGACTGGAGTAGCCGCTGCGGTGCACGCCGGACCGGGTCTTATTATTTCATTTGCCATTGCGGCGCTTACTTGTGTTTTATCGGCACTCTGTTATTCGGAATTTGCATCCAGTGTCCCGGTTTCGGGGAGTGCTTACGCGTACAGCTATGTAGCATTCGGTGAAATTATTGCATGGATACTCGGATGGGATCTGATACTGGAATACGGTGTAGCTGCAGCGGCTGTGGCGAGTGGTTGGTCATCTTATTTTACAGGTCTGCTGGACGGATTCGGACTTCATTTGCCTGCTGCGATCTCGGGGGCTTATGATGCATCCAAAGGTTCAATCATTGATTTGCCAGCGGTGATCATTATTTTCGTAATTACTTATTTACTGAACAGAGGCATTAAAGAAACGGCTAGATTTAACGGCATCATGGTCATTGTTAAGCTGCTCGTCGTACTGCTGTTTATTGGCGTAGGCGCATTCTATGTGAAGCCGGTCAACTGGTCGCCATTCCTTCCTTTTGGGGTCGGAGGAGTGATTAACGGGGCAGCAACGGTATTTTTCGCATATATCGGTTTTGATGCCGTTGCGACAGCTGCAGAAGAGGTGAAGAGACCACAGCGTGATCTGCCGATTGGCATCATTGCCTCACTGGCAATTTGTACGCTGCTGTACATTACGGTGTCTTTGGTTCTGACGGGAATCGTGCCTTATTCTTCGCTGAATGTGGGGGATCCGGTAGCTTTTGCGCTGCGATTCGTGAATCAGAATATGTTAGCCGGACTCACATCCGTAGGTGCAATTGCCGGGATGACCACCGTTTTGCTGGTAATGCTGTTCGGAATGACCCGATTGCTCTTTGCGATTTCCCGGGATGGCTTGCTTACAAGCAAACTATCCAATGTCAGCGGTAAAGCCCAAACACCAACGCAAAGCACCTGGGTGACGGGTACGCTCATCGCAATACTTACCGGCTTTGTGCCTCTGAACAAACTGGCAAACCTGACGAGTATCGGAACGTTGTTTGCTTTTGCTGTAGTTTCTTTGGGAATTATTGCACTGCGAAGAAACAATGCAGGGAATAAAAGTGGATTCAAAGTACCATGGGTGCCTTATTTGCCACTGCTAAGTGCAGCAGCATGTATCTATTTAATGATTAATTTACAGGCGATTACCTGGATCGGATTTGTAATTTGGATGATCGTGGGGCTGCTGATATACTTCTTGTACGGTAAAAAGCATAGTGTACTCAACAATGGTTCTGAAAAAGCCGATTTATAGTTACGTAAACATAATTATGTAAACAAAAATAAAAATAATAACATTAATTATTAATATTATTAATAAATATTTAACTAGTATTTCATTCCTTTCACCGGCTTGAACTGGCGCGAACCCCTGATTATGTTATATTATTTGAATTGGAGGTTTTCTTTCGACAGGACAAGCTGTCCTCAAGGAGAGGAGGAACTTGAATGAAATGGTACAAACAGCTTGTTGTAATCACTTTAATATTCAGTGTATTTTTGAGTGCTTGTTCTTCCAGTGAGGAACAGACCCCGATATCCGAGACGGCTCCTGCAATGACAGATACTGCTGACGTAACGGCAGATCAGGGCCAGACCTTGACGGTGGTAGCTCCGGATACGGTTAAACAAAGCACGAAGGATTCGGGCAAATATCAGATCCAAACCAAACTTACCGACTTCCAACTGTTAAGTGAGACGAAGGGAATTGCTTGGGGATTGACCCGCAATGAACTGCGTTTATATGTAACTGAAGATAATGGTCAGACCTGGATGAACATATCCCCTTCGGCGAATGTGCAATTTCCGGCGAATCCGCGGTATGGGAAAGATATTTATTTTACAGATCCGTTGCATGGTTGGATCATACGTGATCCATCAGGCATGTCTGAAACAATCGTTCTTCATACGAATGATGGAGGAGAAACCTGGGATATCGCATCCATTCCTCAAAAAAATAAAGTATCCGCGCTTACTTTTGATTCGCCTCAGCGAGGCTGGCTGATGACTTCCGAGGATTCGACCACCGGCAAAGAGCTAAAGGTTCTCTATCGAACCGATGATGGAGGCTCGATCTGGAAGGTCATTATGCAAAATACGGAGTATAATCCGGATAAATCCACCGTTACCAGTCCTTTGCCTCATCTCGGTTATACGCTGGGGGTGACCTTTGTTGATCCGTTACATGGATATACGATGGTTCAGGAGC
Encoded here:
- a CDS encoding nitroreductase family protein, translating into MSSPVIEALKKRRSIYGISKENVSTDERIQQIIEETVKYVPSSFNSQTSRVVLLLGANHDKLWDMTKETLRKVMNNEEAFKNTDQKIESFKSGYGTVLFFEDMDIVKNLQDQFALYKDNFPVWANQTSGMIQLIVWTLLEQEGLGASLQHYNPLIDEQVQKEWKLPASWKLIAQMPFGKPTATAGEKEFMPIEERVKVIK
- a CDS encoding amino acid permease, which gives rise to MDIFRKKTVGSLEESAGKLNRTLSALDLTALGVGAIIGTGIFVLTGVAAAVHAGPGLIISFAIAALTCVLSALCYSEFASSVPVSGSAYAYSYVAFGEIIAWILGWDLILEYGVAAAAVASGWSSYFTGLLDGFGLHLPAAISGAYDASKGSIIDLPAVIIIFVITYLLNRGIKETARFNGIMVIVKLLVVLLFIGVGAFYVKPVNWSPFLPFGVGGVINGAATVFFAYIGFDAVATAAEEVKRPQRDLPIGIIASLAICTLLYITVSLVLTGIVPYSSLNVGDPVAFALRFVNQNMLAGLTSVGAIAGMTTVLLVMLFGMTRLLFAISRDGLLTSKLSNVSGKAQTPTQSTWVTGTLIAILTGFVPLNKLANLTSIGTLFAFAVVSLGIIALRRNNAGNKSGFKVPWVPYLPLLSAAACIYLMINLQAITWIGFVIWMIVGLLIYFLYGKKHSVLNNGSEKADL
- a CDS encoding YCF48-related protein, with translation MKWYKQLVVITLIFSVFLSACSSSEEQTPISETAPAMTDTADVTADQGQTLTVVAPDTVKQSTKDSGKYQIQTKLTDFQLLSETKGIAWGLTRNELRLYVTEDNGQTWMNISPSANVQFPANPRYGKDIYFTDPLHGWIIRDPSGMSETIVLHTNDGGETWDIASIPQKNKVSALTFDSPQRGWLMTSEDSTTGKELKVLYRTDDGGSIWKVIMQNTEYNPDKSTVTSPLPHLGYTLGVTFVDPLHGYTMVQELGEPKMYRTLDGGSKWISGPAFFDRDKFKNCVSYASDSPQFFDSARKNGWIPIGCKVGDSMKYNAYFTKDSGLTWNFVNFGLGTNVGLNQNLRPTFINEDEGWALIGSTLYHTVDQGKTWPAVGDNQILREKLQEYPEVVKLQFSSAQVGWMLIENNEQKSSRLLQTMDGGRTWSVL